A genomic stretch from Desulfohalobium retbaense DSM 5692 includes:
- a CDS encoding indole-3-glycerol phosphate synthase TrpC — MLDRFIEAKKEELERLRLQEANGTLPAPLEIDRPSLKRQLQEAPSVAVVAEYKRASPSKGIINPRLGAKEAAEAYAAGGAAAISVLTEKAHFHGSLAFLERAQVAGLPLLRKDFLFHPLQIAESAATPAAAVLLIVRYFLETPGTLKTLVEQAQAYGLETVVEVFSEAEIDLARQAGADIIQVNNRDLDTLQVDLDRSYALGKRKQAGEVWISASGINAPQHCVALGERGFDAVLVGTWLMQHKEPAAALRYLRGVGPGMATAKSTPFFEQG; from the coding sequence GTGCTTGACCGGTTCATTGAGGCCAAAAAAGAGGAACTCGAGCGTCTGCGCCTGCAGGAGGCCAACGGGACTCTGCCGGCGCCGCTGGAGATTGACCGCCCCTCGCTCAAGCGCCAGTTACAAGAGGCACCGTCCGTGGCTGTGGTGGCCGAATATAAACGGGCTTCCCCGTCAAAGGGGATTATTAACCCCAGGCTCGGGGCCAAGGAAGCGGCCGAGGCCTATGCGGCCGGCGGAGCGGCCGCGATTTCCGTTTTGACCGAAAAAGCGCATTTCCATGGCTCGCTGGCCTTTTTGGAACGGGCCCAGGTGGCGGGCTTGCCGCTATTGCGCAAGGATTTTCTCTTCCATCCGCTGCAAATTGCGGAATCGGCCGCGACGCCGGCAGCCGCCGTATTGTTGATCGTTCGCTATTTTCTGGAGACTCCGGGGACCCTTAAAACGCTTGTGGAGCAGGCACAGGCCTATGGTCTGGAGACAGTGGTCGAGGTTTTCAGCGAAGCTGAAATCGACCTGGCGCGGCAGGCGGGCGCGGATATCATCCAGGTCAACAATCGCGATCTGGACACGCTGCAGGTTGACCTGGATCGCTCCTACGCCTTGGGCAAGCGCAAGCAGGCCGGTGAAGTCTGGATCAGCGCCAGCGGCATCAATGCACCGCAGCATTGTGTCGCCCTGGGCGAACGCGGCTTTGATGCTGTTTTGGTGGGCACTTGGTTGATGCAACACAAGGAGCCAGCCGCTGCGCTGCGGTATTTACGCGGTGTTGGCCCGGGGATGGCTACGGCCAAAAGCACCCCGTTTTTTGAACAAGGATAA
- a CDS encoding 2-amino-3,7-dideoxy-D-threo-hept-6-ulosonate synthase, producing the protein MHLGKALRLERIVNRNTGRTIIVPLDHGVTVGPIYGLVDLRETVDKVAEGGANAVLMHKGLVRCGHREHGRDVGLIVHLSASTALSPYPNAKTLVGSVEDAIKLGADAVSVHVNIGDESERQMLSDLGNVSSRAAEWGIPVLAMVYARGPKIENEFDPQVVAHCARLGEELGADVVKVVYTGDIESFSKIVDACCVPVVIAGGPKLENTRQLVQMVHDSIEAGGAGLSVGRNIFQAEAPDRLVRALHQIVHEDYSVEQALSLLESGE; encoded by the coding sequence ATGCATTTGGGAAAAGCCCTGCGATTAGAGCGGATTGTGAATCGGAACACCGGGCGGACGATCATTGTGCCCCTGGACCACGGCGTGACCGTGGGGCCCATCTATGGGCTTGTCGATTTGCGGGAAACAGTGGATAAAGTGGCTGAGGGCGGAGCGAACGCCGTACTGATGCACAAGGGGCTGGTCCGTTGCGGCCACCGGGAGCACGGCCGCGATGTCGGGCTGATCGTCCACCTCTCCGCCAGCACCGCCCTGTCACCCTATCCGAACGCCAAGACTCTGGTGGGGTCGGTCGAGGATGCCATCAAACTTGGGGCTGATGCGGTTTCCGTGCATGTGAACATAGGGGACGAATCGGAACGGCAAATGTTGTCCGATCTCGGCAATGTCTCGAGCCGGGCCGCTGAATGGGGTATTCCAGTGCTGGCAATGGTCTATGCCCGGGGGCCAAAGATCGAAAACGAATTCGATCCCCAGGTCGTCGCCCATTGCGCCCGCCTCGGCGAAGAACTCGGCGCTGACGTGGTCAAAGTGGTCTATACCGGGGATATTGAAAGTTTTTCAAAGATTGTGGATGCCTGCTGTGTGCCGGTGGTTATAGCCGGTGGCCCCAAGCTGGAAAATACCCGCCAGCTGGTGCAGATGGTCCACGATTCCATTGAAGCTGGCGGGGCCGGGCTCTCGGTCGGCCGGAACATTTTCCAGGCCGAAGCGCCGGACCGTCTGGTACGGGCCCTGCATCAGATTGTGCATGAGGATTACAGCGTGGAACAGGCCTTGAGCCTGCTGGAAAGCGGCGAGTAG
- a CDS encoding 3-dehydroquinate synthase II family protein → MMTVYVKAMPFDKQVVTLALESGVDGLFVAQEHKEEVLSLGRTAVVTPEEMEEITLADKGDEEEAATALRAGKNVVLRQGWEIIPVENLLAQGGRLGLEVTSLEQARLAAGILERGVDFIVVPQEACEAIKPIVDGMKRSQGQLDLEIGRITSIAQVGLGHRVCVDTCSLMRTGQGLLVGNSAALTFLVNAETESNPYVAARPFRINAGGVHAYVSMPGDTTSYLEELRAGSEVLVVGHDGTTQVATVGRVKTEVRPLLLITAEVGGSSGQVFLQNAETIRLVRPDGSPVSVVSLREGDEILCRTDKAGRHFGMRIDEEIVEH, encoded by the coding sequence ATGATGACTGTGTATGTAAAGGCGATGCCCTTCGACAAGCAGGTGGTGACCCTGGCCCTGGAATCCGGTGTTGATGGGCTCTTTGTCGCCCAGGAGCATAAGGAGGAGGTCCTCTCTCTGGGACGGACCGCCGTGGTCACGCCCGAGGAGATGGAGGAAATCACGCTTGCGGACAAGGGTGATGAGGAGGAAGCGGCCACAGCATTGCGGGCCGGCAAAAATGTTGTTCTGCGCCAGGGGTGGGAGATCATCCCTGTTGAAAATCTTCTGGCCCAGGGCGGCCGTCTGGGACTGGAAGTGACCAGCCTGGAGCAGGCGCGGCTGGCCGCCGGTATCCTGGAGCGGGGCGTCGATTTTATCGTCGTGCCCCAGGAGGCCTGCGAGGCGATCAAGCCGATTGTCGATGGGATGAAGCGCAGTCAGGGGCAGCTGGACCTGGAGATCGGCCGGATCACCTCCATTGCCCAGGTCGGCCTCGGGCATCGGGTCTGCGTGGATACCTGCAGTTTAATGCGCACCGGCCAGGGGCTTTTGGTCGGCAATTCGGCCGCACTGACCTTTCTCGTCAATGCCGAGACGGAGTCGAACCCGTACGTTGCGGCGCGGCCTTTTCGGATCAATGCCGGCGGGGTCCACGCCTATGTCAGCATGCCGGGGGACACGACCTCCTATCTCGAAGAATTGCGTGCTGGAAGTGAGGTCCTTGTTGTCGGACATGACGGGACCACACAGGTGGCTACGGTGGGACGGGTGAAGACCGAAGTCCGCCCGTTGCTGCTGATCACCGCCGAGGTTGGCGGTTCTTCCGGACAGGTTTTTTTGCAAAATGCGGAGACGATCCGTCTGGTGCGCCCCGACGGCAGTCCGGTGAGCGTGGTCTCCCTGCGCGAAGGCGATGAGATCTTGTGCCGCACGGACAAGGCGGGTCGCCATTTCGGGATGCGCATCGACGAAGAGATTGTGGAACACTAA
- a CDS encoding P-II family nitrogen regulator produces the protein MKLIIAYIRPERLNPVKQALYAKRVYNMSVTNILGSGRQKGFTETYRGVVMEVNLLKKIRLEIGVNEEFVDAALDAIREGAQTGREGDGVVFVLDIAKSMRIRTEETGPDAIG, from the coding sequence ATGAAACTCATCATAGCCTATATCAGACCAGAGCGCCTCAATCCGGTCAAACAGGCCCTGTATGCCAAACGGGTCTACAATATGTCCGTGACCAACATCCTCGGTAGCGGTCGCCAGAAAGGGTTCACTGAAACCTACCGGGGCGTGGTCATGGAAGTGAATCTGCTCAAGAAAATCCGCCTGGAAATCGGCGTCAACGAGGAGTTCGTGGATGCGGCCCTCGACGCGATACGGGAAGGGGCGCAAACCGGCAGAGAAGGGGATGGGGTTGTTTTTGTCCTGGATATTGCCAAGTCCATGCGCATCCGGACCGAAGAAACGGGACCTGACGCCATCGGTTAA
- a CDS encoding anthranilate synthase component II produces MFLLIDNFDSFTFNLVQAFQVLGADPVVLRNNRPELLELAASGEVERVVISPGPGGPADSGLCLPFLRSLAAATPVLGVCLGHQILAAHAGLVVGKGPRVMHGKTSRIHHNGDPLFAGVSNPFEACRYHSLLVSGLEKSPAVTRTCQSEDGDLMGLRYTDRPWMGVQFHPESVLTPDGQRLLANFLAVSS; encoded by the coding sequence ATGTTTTTGCTCATCGATAATTTTGATTCGTTTACGTTCAATCTGGTCCAGGCATTTCAGGTCCTTGGGGCTGATCCGGTGGTGTTGCGTAACAACAGACCGGAGCTTCTGGAATTGGCTGCATCGGGCGAGGTGGAACGGGTGGTCATTTCTCCCGGCCCCGGGGGACCGGCGGACAGCGGCCTGTGCCTCCCGTTTCTCCGCTCCCTTGCCGCGGCCACACCGGTGCTGGGCGTTTGCCTGGGCCATCAGATCCTGGCGGCCCATGCTGGGTTGGTTGTGGGCAAGGGGCCCCGGGTGATGCACGGCAAAACCTCGCGTATTCACCACAATGGTGATCCGCTGTTCGCCGGGGTTTCCAATCCTTTTGAAGCTTGCCGTTACCATTCGCTTCTTGTTTCCGGGCTCGAAAAGAGTCCGGCCGTGACCAGGACCTGTCAGAGCGAAGACGGCGACCTCATGGGCCTGCGCTATACCGACCGGCCCTGGATGGGGGTCCAATTCCATCCGGAATCCGTGTTGACCCCTGACGGACAGCGTTTGTTGGCCAATTTTCTCGCCGTATCCAGTTAG
- a CDS encoding prephenate dehydrogenase/arogenate dehydrogenase family protein, which produces MSAIQTILFIGGNGAMARFLQPRLEEAGYAVRGVDKPLDGEQLRTAASGVDLVILAVPVPAVEEVLAKVVPFVPARAILADICSVKDAPLRHMLHYFSGDVVGTHPLFGPAPDAATPLRTVLVPGRGANALERVRDVFERAGLVCFESTAEAHDRSVALLQGLNFVTSVAYLACSADQEAVATFMTPSFTRRLEAAKKMLLEDSPLFTALFEANPYSQDAVRQFRSYLNLAAAGDMDILVEKAAWWWRGASYEEECYEI; this is translated from the coding sequence ATGAGTGCTATCCAGACCATCCTTTTTATCGGCGGCAACGGCGCCATGGCCCGTTTTCTGCAACCGCGGCTTGAAGAGGCCGGGTATGCGGTGCGTGGCGTGGATAAACCCTTGGACGGCGAGCAACTCCGGACAGCCGCGAGCGGGGTGGATCTGGTGATTCTGGCTGTGCCGGTGCCCGCGGTCGAAGAAGTACTTGCCAAGGTGGTCCCGTTTGTGCCGGCCAGGGCCATCCTCGCGGATATCTGCTCGGTAAAGGACGCCCCCCTGCGGCACATGCTCCACTATTTTTCCGGGGATGTGGTTGGAACCCATCCTCTTTTCGGCCCGGCTCCGGATGCGGCCACTCCCCTGCGCACAGTTCTGGTTCCCGGCCGCGGGGCGAACGCCTTGGAGCGGGTGCGTGATGTTTTTGAACGCGCCGGGCTCGTCTGCTTTGAGTCCACGGCTGAAGCCCACGATCGCAGTGTGGCCCTTTTGCAGGGGCTCAATTTTGTGACGTCGGTGGCCTACCTGGCTTGCAGCGCTGATCAGGAGGCTGTGGCGACCTTCATGACCCCTTCGTTTACCCGGCGCCTGGAGGCGGCGAAAAAGATGCTTTTGGAAGATTCTCCTCTGTTTACGGCCCTTTTTGAGGCCAATCCCTACAGCCAGGACGCCGTACGCCAATTCCGTTCCTACCTCAATCTGGCCGCGGCTGGGGATATGGACATTCTGGTGGAAAAGGCCGCCTGGTGGTGGCGTGGTGCGTCATATGAAGAGGAGTGCTACGAGATCTAG
- the trpD gene encoding anthranilate phosphoribosyltransferase, with amino-acid sequence MNAAVAMNTILDHVADGQDLAPEMARACFDHLFSGHCPPAQAGGLLLALRAKGETGLELAAAVQAALQQARTVSGLTRPRIDTCGTGGDNKSSFNCSTVVALYLADMGYDVVKHGNRAVSSSCGSADVVEALGLPFAEQENDVHSGLARSRFVFLFAPHFHPAFAKLGPIRKDLGVRTLFNLLGPLLNPARPTHQLLGVPRSQFMQPVADALALSGIQRAAVVHGAGGYDELTPLGPNRCLVVDNGEVVRRDIDPAAFGIATCDEAALACRDKTEALEVVRALLQGRGPQAMQGMLALNLGVALFLLEPELSLDAAVARACEAVSRGISKEVACA; translated from the coding sequence ATGAACGCAGCTGTTGCCATGAATACCATTTTGGACCATGTCGCGGACGGGCAGGATCTTGCGCCGGAGATGGCCCGGGCCTGTTTTGACCATCTGTTTTCCGGCCATTGCCCACCGGCTCAGGCTGGCGGGCTTTTGCTCGCGCTTAGGGCCAAAGGAGAAACCGGGCTGGAACTCGCCGCCGCGGTGCAAGCGGCTTTGCAACAGGCTCGGACCGTCAGCGGACTGACCCGTCCCAGGATCGATACCTGTGGAACCGGGGGAGACAATAAGAGCAGCTTCAATTGCTCCACGGTGGTGGCCCTGTATCTGGCCGATATGGGATACGATGTTGTCAAGCACGGCAACCGGGCCGTCTCTTCGTCCTGCGGCAGTGCCGATGTGGTTGAGGCCTTGGGATTGCCCTTTGCCGAGCAGGAAAACGATGTCCATTCCGGGCTCGCCCGGTCGCGGTTCGTCTTTCTTTTCGCTCCCCATTTCCATCCCGCGTTCGCCAAGCTCGGGCCCATCCGGAAAGATCTCGGCGTGCGGACGCTGTTCAATCTCCTTGGCCCGCTGCTCAATCCGGCTCGCCCGACCCACCAATTGCTCGGCGTCCCCCGGAGCCAGTTCATGCAGCCGGTAGCCGACGCCCTGGCCCTGTCTGGCATCCAGCGCGCCGCGGTGGTGCATGGCGCTGGAGGGTATGACGAGCTGACCCCATTGGGGCCCAACCGGTGCCTTGTTGTGGATAATGGCGAAGTGGTGCGCCGGGATATCGACCCGGCCGCATTCGGCATTGCCACCTGCGACGAGGCGGCCCTGGCCTGCCGGGACAAGACAGAGGCCCTGGAAGTGGTTCGGGCCCTGCTCCAGGGACGCGGGCCCCAGGCGATGCAGGGTATGCTCGCCTTGAATCTGGGTGTGGCCCTTTTCCTTCTCGAGCCGGAATTGTCCCTTGACGCCGCCGTAGCCAGGGCCTGCGAGGCCGTCAGCCGGGGCATCAGCAAGGAGGTGGCCTGTGCTTGA
- the pheA gene encoding prephenate dehydratase, with the protein MGLNNQDEMTMTDTSTISLETLRDAIDGVDQELLHLLNRRAQLSLQVGEAKSTTKGAIFKPFREKAVLERLSAHNPGPLPQDHLESIYREILSSSRALQRPQRVVYLGPEGTFSYFAGVHALGGSAEFHDQPTLEDVFHAVSCGRAELGIIPLENSLQGTVGQSLDLFLMYEVFIQAEVFCRISHSLLSCNGDKGGITTVYSHPQALQQCGGWLRQHLPQAKVVPVESTAAAAARVKNASEAAIGHSALAGLYQLQVVASHIEDLPENWTRFLVIGRGAPPAGNRDKTSLLFSVPDKPGALAGVLNLLAREGVNMRKLESRPMRGERWKYVFFADLECDLGREEYTQLLQALEANCHSFRVLGSYPNGQALDMGREE; encoded by the coding sequence ATGGGTTTGAACAACCAGGACGAAATGACCATGACCGATACTTCCACTATCTCTCTTGAAACCTTGCGCGACGCCATTGACGGTGTCGACCAGGAACTGCTGCACCTGCTCAACCGGCGCGCGCAATTGAGTCTGCAGGTCGGTGAGGCCAAATCCACGACCAAGGGCGCCATTTTCAAGCCGTTTCGGGAGAAGGCCGTTTTAGAGCGGCTGTCCGCGCACAATCCCGGCCCATTGCCCCAGGACCATCTGGAATCCATTTATCGCGAGATTCTCTCGTCTTCGCGCGCCCTGCAACGACCGCAACGGGTCGTCTATCTCGGACCGGAAGGCACTTTTTCCTATTTTGCTGGGGTGCATGCCCTGGGCGGCAGTGCTGAATTTCATGACCAGCCGACACTCGAGGATGTCTTCCACGCCGTGTCCTGCGGACGCGCGGAACTGGGGATCATTCCCTTGGAAAATTCCCTGCAGGGCACGGTGGGGCAAAGCCTGGACCTGTTTTTGATGTACGAAGTCTTTATCCAGGCCGAAGTCTTTTGTCGTATCAGCCACAGCCTGCTCAGCTGCAACGGTGACAAGGGCGGCATCACCACCGTCTATTCGCATCCACAGGCATTGCAGCAATGCGGCGGTTGGTTGCGCCAACATCTCCCTCAGGCCAAGGTCGTGCCAGTGGAAAGCACGGCCGCGGCTGCGGCCCGAGTGAAAAACGCCTCAGAAGCCGCTATCGGCCACAGCGCTCTGGCCGGTTTGTACCAGCTCCAGGTCGTGGCCTCCCATATTGAAGATCTGCCGGAGAATTGGACCCGCTTTTTGGTCATCGGCCGTGGCGCTCCGCCGGCAGGGAACAGGGATAAGACCTCTCTGCTGTTTTCGGTGCCGGATAAACCCGGGGCCTTGGCCGGGGTCCTCAATCTTTTGGCCCGTGAAGGTGTGAATATGCGCAAGCTGGAATCTCGGCCCATGCGCGGTGAACGGTGGAAATACGTCTTTTTCGCTGATCTGGAGTGCGACCTGGGACGGGAGGAGTATACCCAGCTTTTGCAAGCCCTGGAGGCCAACTGTCACAGTTTTCGCGTTCTGGGGAGTTACCCCAACGGCCAAGCCCTGGATATGGGGCGGGAGGAATAG
- a CDS encoding anthranilate synthase component I family protein: protein MPQVVLQQQGRTLPADTQTPISLYQQMVGKKPGLLLESAEVDGRWGRYSLVAWDFRLVASCHEGNLELTVKDARLEALRSYTGLPFEQGLRALLADLAVQPPEELADLPIFSRGVYGYLGYGLAGCFEPALADQLPPEKAEACLVLPAHVLLFDHLHHRCVQLSLDDTFPKHGGGRQVGASLDAKPRLGQVETRPDKEQFCQSVRRIREDIHNGEAIQVVLSTRFQASFSGEAFAVYRRLRQYNPSPYMYFLRLPGTTIVGSSPEVLVRCSEGRVEECPIAGTRHRGTTREEDAALADELAADPKERAEHVMLVDLGRNDLGRIAAAGSVRVDRLMQVERFSHVMHLTSYLEAELKTGLDAVDVLAATFPAGTVSGAPKIRAMETIAEHESQPRGPYAGAVGWIGLDPDQVALDTGICIRTLWIQSGTIFWQAGAGIVADSDPEKEWQECQNKARILREVLQEEGESDVFAHR, encoded by the coding sequence ATGCCGCAGGTGGTATTACAGCAACAAGGCCGGACTCTTCCGGCGGACACACAGACACCGATCAGTCTGTACCAGCAGATGGTGGGCAAAAAACCAGGGCTGCTCCTGGAGAGTGCTGAAGTCGACGGTCGTTGGGGGCGTTACAGCCTTGTGGCCTGGGATTTTCGCCTTGTGGCCTCCTGCCATGAGGGAAATCTCGAGCTGACGGTCAAGGATGCCCGGCTTGAGGCGCTCCGGAGCTATACGGGGTTGCCTTTCGAACAAGGATTGCGCGCGCTCCTGGCCGATCTGGCGGTACAGCCTCCAGAGGAGCTAGCCGATCTGCCCATTTTTTCCCGCGGTGTCTACGGATATCTCGGCTACGGCCTGGCCGGGTGTTTTGAGCCCGCCTTGGCCGACCAGCTCCCTCCTGAAAAGGCTGAAGCCTGTCTGGTTCTGCCGGCCCATGTCCTTTTATTCGACCATCTGCACCACCGGTGCGTTCAACTCAGCCTGGACGACACCTTCCCCAAACACGGCGGCGGGCGGCAAGTTGGCGCCAGCCTCGATGCCAAGCCGCGGCTGGGACAGGTGGAGACCAGACCGGACAAGGAACAATTCTGTCAGAGCGTGCGTCGCATCCGGGAGGACATCCACAATGGAGAGGCTATCCAGGTCGTCCTTTCGACCCGGTTTCAGGCCTCCTTCTCCGGAGAAGCCTTTGCTGTCTACCGGCGCCTGCGTCAGTACAACCCTTCTCCCTATATGTATTTTTTGCGCTTGCCGGGCACGACTATCGTCGGTTCGTCACCGGAGGTCCTGGTGCGGTGTTCGGAGGGACGGGTCGAGGAATGCCCCATTGCCGGGACCAGGCACCGCGGAACCACCCGGGAGGAAGATGCAGCCCTGGCCGACGAGTTGGCGGCCGATCCCAAGGAGCGGGCCGAGCACGTCATGCTTGTGGATTTGGGCCGCAATGATCTGGGCCGGATCGCTGCAGCGGGCAGTGTCCGTGTCGATAGGCTCATGCAGGTCGAACGGTTTTCCCATGTCATGCACCTGACCTCGTATCTCGAGGCCGAGCTCAAGACTGGCTTGGACGCCGTGGATGTCCTTGCGGCCACGTTTCCTGCCGGCACTGTTTCCGGAGCCCCGAAGATTCGGGCTATGGAGACCATCGCAGAACATGAAAGCCAGCCCCGGGGGCCCTACGCGGGGGCGGTGGGCTGGATCGGGCTTGATCCGGATCAGGTCGCCCTGGACACCGGGATCTGTATCCGGACTTTGTGGATCCAGTCCGGGACCATCTTCTGGCAGGCCGGGGCCGGCATCGTGGCCGACTCGGATCCGGAAAAGGAATGGCAGGAATGCCAGAACAAGGCCCGCATTTTGCGGGAAGTCCTTCAGGAAGAAGGGGAAAGTGATGTTTTTGCTCATCGATAA
- the aroA gene encoding 3-phosphoshikimate 1-carboxyvinyltransferase, whose amino-acid sequence MYHVEVTVPASKSLSHRALICAGLALGVSRVENVLDSQDLDRTRACLEALGTQFEVEADGLVVRGRGGIGQVNQASLDVGESGTTCRLLTAVAAAGSGVFSLAGQGRMHQRPIAPLASALHQLGCRFEWLEADGFLPCRVHSSGLKGGQTTVALDESSQFLSGLLLASPLACDPLTIGIGGQRAVSWPYVALTLEVMRFFGQEPILEQAHGERWHSVPFESNPSIEPSKTRFRCHPGVYSPQRYRVEGDWSNASYFVAAGAIGPRPVRLRGLYKDSRQGDRVIVDIVKQFGAYVEWGRESLVVAPGPLQGQELDMGPCPDLVPTVAVMASLAEGPTVIKNIAHLQLKESDRLNGVANELRKAGAEVTVEADTLTIIPCPLGTKPLRLSTYDDHRMAMALSLFQLAGLHLQLDNPGCVAKSFPRFWEQWDKVRQASEGTSERPGN is encoded by the coding sequence ATGTACCATGTGGAGGTCACGGTCCCGGCAAGCAAGTCCCTCTCCCATCGGGCTTTGATTTGCGCTGGTCTGGCACTTGGAGTCAGTCGGGTGGAAAACGTCCTGGACAGTCAGGACCTGGACCGGACCCGTGCCTGTCTCGAAGCGCTGGGCACCCAATTCGAGGTCGAGGCCGACGGACTTGTGGTCCGAGGGCGCGGCGGTATCGGCCAGGTCAATCAGGCGAGTCTCGATGTCGGCGAATCCGGCACCACCTGCCGCCTGCTCACGGCTGTGGCCGCAGCCGGTTCAGGGGTGTTTTCCCTTGCCGGGCAAGGTCGGATGCACCAGCGGCCCATCGCGCCGCTGGCTTCGGCTCTTCACCAACTCGGATGCCGCTTTGAATGGCTCGAGGCGGACGGCTTTCTGCCCTGCCGGGTGCATAGCTCAGGGCTCAAAGGGGGGCAGACGACAGTGGCCCTGGATGAAAGCAGCCAATTTCTCTCCGGGTTGCTGCTGGCCTCGCCGCTGGCCTGTGATCCTCTGACTATTGGGATCGGCGGACAGCGGGCCGTCTCCTGGCCCTATGTGGCCTTGACTCTTGAAGTGATGCGTTTTTTTGGACAGGAGCCGATCCTGGAACAAGCGCACGGCGAGAGATGGCACTCCGTGCCCTTTGAGAGCAATCCCTCCATCGAGCCAAGTAAAACGCGGTTTCGTTGCCATCCCGGGGTCTACTCGCCGCAACGCTATCGGGTCGAGGGCGACTGGAGCAACGCGTCCTATTTCGTGGCCGCTGGTGCCATCGGGCCCCGCCCTGTGCGGTTGCGTGGTTTGTATAAGGATTCTCGCCAGGGCGATCGGGTCATTGTGGACATCGTCAAACAATTCGGTGCGTACGTTGAGTGGGGGCGGGAGTCGCTGGTCGTCGCTCCTGGACCTCTTCAGGGGCAGGAATTGGACATGGGCCCTTGCCCGGATCTCGTCCCGACGGTGGCGGTGATGGCCAGTCTGGCGGAAGGCCCCACGGTGATCAAGAATATCGCGCATCTGCAGCTCAAGGAGAGCGACCGTCTCAATGGCGTGGCCAATGAGTTGCGCAAGGCCGGGGCCGAGGTCACCGTTGAAGCGGATACCCTGACGATCATCCCCTGTCCGCTGGGGACCAAACCGCTGCGATTGTCGACTTATGATGATCACCGTATGGCCATGGCCCTTTCCCTGTTCCAGTTGGCCGGGTTGCATCTCCAATTAGACAATCCCGGTTGCGTGGCCAAATCCTTTCCCCGCTTCTGGGAACAATGGGACAAGGTCCGTCAGGCATCGGAAGGAACGTCCGAAAGGCCTGGAAATTGA
- a CDS encoding ammonium transporter, which yields MRSRKTSLCKSNVLRPLAFAAVLGFVPTMALAAEAPLSQFHGNILWTLIAAILVMFMQAGFAAVEAGFTQAKNAGNILMKNVLDFSAGSVMFFFFGFALMFGTDVGGLLGGSGFALGGVDATSPDGQWTLTFWFFQSVFAATAATIVSGGVAERTKFPAYILISIIVTGLIYPISGHWAWGSLWLGDAGAGWLESLGFADFAGSTVVHSVGAWIALAGAIVVGPRLGKYTKDGTARAIPGHNIPLAGLGVFILWFGWFGFNPGSTTTADGTIGYIAVNTSLSAGTGALGAMIMAWLRFGKPDATMSLNGILAGLVGITAGCYELSPIGAMIVGLGSGILCILSVEFIDKVLKVDDPVGCVSVHGTCGAFGTLCVGLLAAPGYGGLTGLFYGGSINLLGIQALGVASVFVWAFGVGFMAFKGVDALIGIRVDEDEERKGLDITEHGMESYNGFQIFSTE from the coding sequence ATGCGGTCACGAAAAACTTCACTTTGCAAATCGAACGTGCTTCGCCCCTTGGCGTTTGCAGCCGTTCTGGGGTTCGTGCCCACGATGGCCCTGGCGGCCGAGGCCCCATTAAGTCAGTTCCACGGCAACATCCTTTGGACCCTGATCGCAGCCATCCTGGTCATGTTCATGCAGGCCGGATTTGCCGCGGTCGAGGCCGGCTTCACTCAGGCCAAGAACGCGGGCAATATTTTGATGAAAAATGTGCTCGACTTTTCCGCCGGCTCGGTCATGTTCTTCTTTTTCGGATTCGCGCTGATGTTCGGCACTGATGTCGGCGGCCTTCTCGGCGGCAGCGGCTTCGCCCTCGGCGGCGTCGACGCCACCTCTCCTGACGGACAGTGGACATTGACCTTCTGGTTTTTCCAGTCTGTTTTTGCCGCCACCGCCGCGACCATCGTCTCCGGGGGCGTCGCTGAGCGCACCAAATTTCCGGCCTATATCCTGATCAGCATCATTGTGACCGGTTTGATCTACCCCATCTCCGGACACTGGGCCTGGGGCAGCCTCTGGCTTGGTGACGCTGGTGCGGGTTGGCTGGAAAGTCTCGGCTTCGCAGATTTCGCCGGGTCCACAGTGGTCCATTCGGTAGGGGCCTGGATCGCCCTGGCCGGGGCCATCGTAGTCGGTCCCCGTTTGGGCAAATACACCAAGGACGGAACCGCCCGGGCCATCCCCGGCCACAACATTCCTCTGGCCGGTCTGGGTGTGTTCATCCTCTGGTTCGGCTGGTTTGGTTTCAATCCCGGCTCCACAACCACGGCTGACGGCACCATCGGCTACATCGCGGTCAATACGAGTCTGTCCGCCGGCACCGGGGCGCTGGGCGCCATGATCATGGCCTGGCTGCGTTTCGGCAAACCGGACGCGACCATGAGCCTGAACGGCATCCTCGCCGGGCTCGTGGGTATCACCGCCGGCTGTTACGAACTCTCCCCCATCGGCGCCATGATCGTTGGGCTCGGATCCGGTATCCTGTGTATCCTGTCCGTGGAATTCATCGACAAAGTCTTGAAGGTCGACGACCCGGTGGGCTGCGTCTCCGTCCACGGCACCTGCGGCGCTTTCGGAACCTTGTGTGTCGGTCTTCTGGCCGCACCTGGATACGGTGGACTGACCGGGCTGTTCTACGGCGGCAGCATCAATCTCCTGGGCATCCAGGCCTTGGGTGTCGCCTCGGTCTTCGTCTGGGCCTTCGGCGTTGGTTTTATGGCCTTCAAAGGAGTTGACGCCCTTATCGGCATCCGCGTCGATGAAGACGAAGAACGCAAGGGCCTGGATATCACGGAACACGGCATGGAATCCTACAACGGCTTCCAGATCTTCAGCACCGAGTAA